A window of Hippoglossus stenolepis isolate QCI-W04-F060 chromosome 18, HSTE1.2, whole genome shotgun sequence contains these coding sequences:
- the tmc2a gene encoding transmembrane channel-like protein 2-A produces MPRKSEVVQMDDVGIDVDGDLSDSDDGATQRRGNRRPAAGRGGAKGRGRGKKPASEDEEDEEEDEAPRGRRGANRKKPAKKRGGKDDDDEDESEDEAPKRKRGGAANKRRGGKAQDGDEEDSDDGKGKKGKKGGGRKGGKEEESKGKKGDAKGKDKGKDKGKDKEDDKDKKKKKKRSSSSSSNSSSDSDEEESMSEGEMGRLMEEVEEKKKLIATIRNKPWRMKRRLTHLREAQQFVDKFEGALGKGKGRKWYAYKVMMTKKWIKFQRDFENFRTACIPWERKIKEVESHFGSSVASYFIFLRWMYGMNLVLFGFTFGLVVIPEVLMGLPYGSIPRKTVPRAEQPTAQDYSVLMDFNGYCKYSVLFYGFYNDQRTIGLLKFRLPLSYLMVGIGSFGYSLMVVIRTMAKNADVGGGDGEEGEFTFAWKMFTSWDYLIGNSETADNKYASITTSFKESIVDEQENQKDENIHLRRFLRVLANFMILCSLGGSGYLIYFVVKRSQEFASRTDLSWYEKNELEIIMSLLGLVCPPLFETIAELEDYHPRIALKWQLGRIFALFLGNLYTFLFALFDEVNNKLEQEDSIRNASLWAVKEYYANFTRYINDSEVTPPPMDPSDIIRGPCWETAVGIEFVKLTVSDIQVTYLTILIGDFARAVIVRFLNYCWCWDLEAGFPSYGEFDISGNVLGLVFNQGMIWMGAFYAPGLVGINVLRLLSSMYYQCWAVMATNVPHERVFKASKSNNFYMGLLLLILFLSLLPVVYTIMTLPPSFDCGPFSGKPKMFDVIMETIDLDLPAFLGTLFSYAANPGLIIPAVLLMVLAIYYLNSVSEAYMNSNMELKKKMQMARDEEKNRRNNTDSTNQVMKDLEDLLPNGSLAPPAPPPQPEKPPEQEPRPTRTKPGKGVNLQKDVTLASPNPNAQRPVSRPPGPRGAGPMPGPGRGRGRGRGAPPR; encoded by the exons ATGCCAAGAAAAAGTGAGGTGGTTCAAATGGACGACG TCGGGATCGACGTCGATGGAGATTTGAGTGACAGTGACG ATGGCGCCACCCAGAGGAGAGGGAACAGAAGACCGGCGGCTGGAAGAGGAGGTGCAAAGGGAAGAGGCCGAGGCAAGAAACCAGCCAGCGAGGAcgaagaagacgaggaggaagatgaagctCCCAGGGGACGCAGAGGTGCAAACAGGAAGAAGCCCGCCAAGAAACGTGGCGGCAAGGACGACGATGATGAAGACGAGAGCGAGGACGAAGCGCCCAAGAGGAAACGAGGAGGAGCGGCCAATAAGAGAAGAGGAGGCAAAGCTCAGGACGGCGATGAGGAGGATAGTGATGATgggaaaggaaagaagggaaagaagggaggagggaggaaaggagggaaggaggaggagagtaagGGTAAGAAGGGGGACGCCAAAGGGAAGGACAAGGGGAAGGACAAGGGGAAAGACAAGGAGGACGAcaaggacaagaagaagaagaagaaaagg tcctcctccagttcaTCCAACTCCAGCTCCGACTCCGACGAGGAGGAGTCCATGTCAGAGGGCGAGATGGGCCgactgatggaggaggtggaggagaaaaagaaactgatCGCCACAATCAGGAACAAGCCGTGGAGGATGAAGCGGCGCCTCACGCACCTCAG GGAGGCTCAACAGTTTGTGGATAAGTTCGAAGGCGCTCtggggaaaggaaaagggaggaagTGGTACGCCTACAAAGTGATGATGACAAAG aAATGGATCAAGTTTCAAAGGGATTTTGAGAATTTCCGGACGGCCTGTATCCCCTGGGAGAGGAAGATCAAGGAGGTGGAAA GTCACTTTGGGTCCTCGGTGGCGTCTTACTTCATCTTCCTGCGCTGGATGTACGGCATGAACCTCGTCCTGTTCGGCTTCACCTTCGGCCTGGTGGTCATCCCCGAG gttCTGATGGGACTTCCCTATGGTTCGATTCCCAGGAAAACTGTCCCCAGAGCAGAGCAGCCCACTGCTCAGGACTACTCCGTCCTCATGGACTTCAAT GGCTACTGCAAATACTCCGTCCTGTTCTACGGATTTTACAACGACCAGAGGACCATCGGCTTGTTGAAGTTCCGGCTGCCTCTGTCCTACCTCATGGTCGGGATCGGCAGCTTCGGCTACAGCCTGATGGTCGTGATTCGCAC aaTGGCGAAGAACGCTGACGTCGGGGGTGGAGACGGGGAGGAAGGAGAGTTCACATTTGCCTGGAAGATGTTCACCAGCTGGGATTACCTCATCGGCAACTCAGAGACCGCCGACAACAAGTACGCCTCCATCACCACCAGCTTCAAG GAGTCGATAGTGGACGAGCAGGAGAACCAGAAGGACGAGAACATTCACCTGCGGAGGTTCCTCAGGGTCCTGGCGAACTTCATGATCCTCTGCAGCCTCGGCGGCAGCGGCTACCTCATCTACTTTGTGGTGAAGAGGTCTCAGGAGTTCGCCTCCAGGACCGACCTCAGCTGGTACGAGAAGAACGAG TTGGAGATCATCATGTCTCTGCTGGGTCTGGTGTGTCCTCCTCTGTTTGAGACCATCGCTGAGCTGGAGGACTACCACCCTCGAATCGCCCTCAAGTGGCAGCTGGGACGCATCTTCGCCCTCTTCCTGGGAAACCTCTACACCTTCCTGTTCGCTCTGTTCGACGAGGTCAACAACAAG CTGGAACAAGAGGACTCCATAAGGAACGCCTCCCTCTGGGCCGTGAAGGAATACTACGCCAACTTCACCCGTTACATCAACGACTCCGAGGTCACCCCTCCTCCCATGGATCCGTCTGACATCATCCGAGGACCCTGCTGGGAAACTGCCGTCGGCATT GAGTTTGTGAAGCTGACGGTGTCGGACATCCAGGTGACCTACCTGACGATTCTGATCGGAGACTTCGCCAGAGCCGTCATCGTCCGCTTCCTGAACTACTGCTGGTGCTGGGACCTGGAGGCCGGATTT CCGTCGTATGGAGAGTTCGACATCAGTGGAAATGTTCTCGGATTAGTTTTCAATCAAGGGATGATCTG GATGGGGGCTTTTTACGCTCCCGGGCTGGTCGGCATCAACGTGCTCCGCCTCCTCAGCTCCATGTACTACCAGTGCTGGGCCGTGATGGCCACCAACGTCCCCCACGAGAGAGTCTTCAAGGCCTCCAAGTCCAACAACTTCTACATGGgtctgctgctcctcatcctcttcctcagtctGCTGCCGGTGGTCTACACCATCATGACCCTGCCGCCCTCGTTCGACTGCGGACCCTTCAGCGGGAAGCCCAAGATGTTCGACGTGATCATGGAGACGATTGACCTGGACCTGCCCGCCTTCCTGGGGACGCTCTTCAGCTACGCAGCCAACCCGGGCCTCATCATCCCAGCTGTGCTGCTCATGGT ACTGGCCATCTACTACCTGAACTCCGTGTCTGAGGCCTACATGAACTCCAACatggagctgaagaagaagatgcagaTG GCCCGGGACGAGGAGAAGAACCGGAGGAACAACACAGACAGCACCAATCAGGTCATGAAAGACCTGGAGGACCTGCTGCCCAACGGCTCCCTCGCCCCCCCGGCTCCTCCACCACAGCCTG AAAAACCACCGGAGCAAGAACCAAGGCCGACCAGGACGAAGCCCGGTAAAGGAGTCAACCTGCAGAAAGACGTGACTCTGGCATCACCCAACCCCAACGCCCAGAGGCCAGTGAGTCGGCCTCCGGGGCCCAGAGGAGCGGGGCCGATGCCGGGTCCAGGCCGGGGCCGGGGCCGCGGCAGAGGGGCCCCTCCGAGATAA
- the LOC118125744 gene encoding AN1-type zinc finger protein 5: MAQETNQSPVPMLCATGCGFYGNPRTNGMCSVCHKEHLSRQNNGGLSSLSSLGSHSGSAEASAIQRLEATLNNAAAAAVAAAEEAAKAAAAAEAVAAEALSGVSSAISMTQQMTEMSLSCEERGASGSRTELVEPVVSQPTVSSSHPSTAGSDESETPEPPKPKKNRCFLCRKKIGLTGFDCRCGNLFCGIHRYSDKHNCPYDYKAEAAAKIRKENPVCVADKIQRI; this comes from the exons ATGGCCCAGGAGACCAATCAGAGCCCAGTTCCTATGCTCTGTGCCACTGGCTGTGGTTTCTATGGCAACCCTAGGACAAATGGCATGTGCTCTGTGTGCCACAAGGAACACCTGTCCAGACAGAACAATGGAGGACTCAGTTCTTTGAGTTCTTTGG GCAGCCACAGTGGCTCAGCGGAGGCGTCTGCCATCCAGAGGTTAGAGGCCACCTTGAACAATGCTGCAGCCGCCGCGGtcgctgcagcagaggaggcggCCAAGGCCGCTGCCGCCGCTGAGGCTGTCGCCGCCGAGGCGCTCAG TGGGGTTTCGTCGGCCATTTCTATGACACAGCAGATGACGGAGATGAGTCTCTcctgtgaggagagaggagcatcAGGGAGCAGAACAGAGCTCGTTGAGCCAG TGGTGAGTCAACCCACAGTCTCATCCTCCCACCCGTCCACTGCTGGCAGTGACGAGTCCGAAACCCCAGAGCCCCCGAAACCCAAGAAGAATCGCTGCTTTTTGTGCCGTAAAAAGATCGGCCTCACAG GTTTCGATTGCCGCTGTGGGAATCTGTTTTGTGGAATTCACCGTTACTCCGACAAGCACAACTGCCCGTACGACTACAAAGCCGAAGCTGCCGCCAAGATTCGCAAAGAGAACCCCGTGTGCGTCGCTGACAAGATCCAGAGAATATGA